A stretch of Lathyrus oleraceus cultivar Zhongwan6 chromosome 6, CAAS_Psat_ZW6_1.0, whole genome shotgun sequence DNA encodes these proteins:
- the LOC127096298 gene encoding glutenin, low molecular weight subunit-like has product MVGSDSLGFSELVAIGACVAHGLRNGKLIDVAGTSSANPKRFSGGFPKKKEGETNVVFIGQGRALPRRRQQQYSQQQYVQQPFSYQQPIYLVQYAPQPYVADVMPAFNQQPAQAYQPPQVYRPSPIQQRAPAPPVYQQAPAAPAYQQLRAQAPRQNAPN; this is encoded by the coding sequence atggttggaagtgATTCCTTGGGATTCTCCGAGCTTGTTGCTATAGGAGCTTGTGTTGCACATGGCTTAAGAAATGGTAAACTTATAGATGTGGCTGGAACTTCAAGTGCTAATCCGAAGAGGTTCTCTGGAGGGTTTCCCAaaaagaaggaaggtgaaactaatgttgtGTTTATTGGCCAAGGAAGAGCCCTTCCAAGAAGAAGACAACAACAATATTCACAACAACAGTATGTTCAACAACCTTTTTCGTATCAACAACCTATATACCTTGTCCAGTATGCCCCACAACCGTACGTAGCTGATGTGATGCCCGCCTTTAATCAACAACCTGCTCAGGCTTATCAACCACCTCAAGTTTATCGACCATCTCCAATTCAACAACGTGCTCCTGCTCCCCCAGTTTATCAGCAAGCACCAGCAGCTCCTGCCTATCAACAGCTGAGAGCTCAGGCCCCAAGACAAAATGCTCCGAATTAG
- the LOC127096299 gene encoding uncharacterized protein LOC127096299: MGPPPDRLPPWYNPNTHCPFHEGSPRYDLEGCYALRHRVRELIDSKILSFRDMGPNVKNKPLPPHGDPTVNAIKDASDGVTVEKVDDVKTPLAAFHARLMEAGLIDVCHDSCEDIAKNEDVSVIEPCFNLAEPVEIPYYSRRVVPANSHPSPIEICMPTPFPYESTEVVPWKYEITVVDKIVEGSEDGEVMETMNEDTTNIAGMSGMTRSGRIYMPVFNVTPLVPAKESTVIALAKEPEVVQSKDDVKFSKLIKRSDYKVVDQLHQTPYKISIFSLLLNSQAHREALLKVLAQAHVTQSITVDQFDGVVANITACNALSFNGEELLEDGQNYNRALHISVKCKDDALARVLVDTRSSLNVMPKRTLAKLSYQGPAMKPSALIVKAFDAAYWGVPGFMLQGQLPPLYIRK; the protein is encoded by the exons ATGGGACCTCCACCTGATCGTTTGCCTCCATGGTACAACCCAAATACGCATTGTCCTTTTCATGAGGGTTCCCCCAGGTATGACCTAGAGGGTTGCTATGCTTTAAGGCATAGGGTTCGTGAGTTGATCGATAGCAAGATTTTGTCTTTTAGGGATATGGGACCAAACGTGAAGAATAAACCTCTTCCCCCCCATGGAGACCCTACAGTGAACGCGATTAAAGATGCCTCTGATGGTGTTACGGTTGAGAAGGTTGATGATGTTAAGACTCCTTTGGCAGCATTCCACGCTCGATTGATGGAAGCTGGCCTGATTGATGTTTGTCATGACAGCTGTGAAGA TATTGCGAAGAATGAAGATGTGTCAGTAATTGAACCTTGTTTCAATTTAGCTGAACCGGTTGAAATCCCTTACTATAGTAGGAGAGTGGTACCTGCGAATAGTCATCCGTCACCTATTGAGATATGTATGCCTACGCCATTTCCATATGAAAGCACCGAGGTTGTGCCTTGGAAATATGAGATTACCGTTGTGGACAAGATTGTTGAAGGAAGTGAAGATGGTGAAGTGATGGAAACAATGAATGAAGACACCACCAATATTGCAGGAATGAGCGgaatgacccgtagtggtcgaatCTATATGCCTGTATTCAATGTGACTCCTTTAGTACCAGCCAAGGAATCTACAGTTATAGCTCTTGCTAAAGAACCCGAAGTGGTCCAATCTAAAGATGATGTTAAATTCTCGAAGTTGATCAAGAGAAGTGATTATAAAGTTGTGGATCAGCTGCATCAAACACCATATAAGATTTCTATTTTTTCTCTACTATTGAACTCCCAAgcccatagggaggctttgttgaaggtTCTTGCCCAAGCTCATGTAACACAAAGCATAACAGTAGACCAGTTTGATGGGGTGGTTGCAAATATCACAGCTTGCAATGCTTTAAGCTTTAATGGAGAGGAATTACTTGAAGATGGACAAAATTACAATCGTGCTCTCCATATCTCGGTAAAgtgcaaagatgatgctttggcaAGAGTTTTGGTTGATACCAGATCTTCTTTGAATGTAATGCCAAAGAGAACACTTGccaagttatcttatcaaggaccaGCTATGAAGCCCAGTGCCTtgatagtgaaagcttttgatg ctgcttattggggcgtccctggattcATGCTACAGGGGCAGTTACCTCCACTTTAcatcagaaaatga